From a region of the Gammaproteobacteria bacterium genome:
- the bamC gene encoding outer membrane protein assembly factor BamC, giving the protein MSAARWPVAAVVCLWLAGCSTTNDGTSLLDQLELPTFGSEVFMSGDNDPLEVPPELDAPDTGNSLQVPGGRGRVSAAADAALNSRVLPERLDLQLRRDGGVAWLAVDVSPATLWPQVPAFLRRSGFKVAASNPAHGYAETEWRERRVEVAGARGLARSRVRVRVRLEREPDAVTNVFISSREAALSGGEWRILPPDMEFERRMLLRFRDYLAAGREAASPRMASLDDARIALDIRNMAGVAVLRVGQRYSKAWRHIGAALGRSGIEMRADDRSRGIYLVRYNDAGGAGIDGAAARGRLLQLHLLAKGGQTLVTVHPNDNGAAVPYALAQQLLKRVLMAFEPGALAAR; this is encoded by the coding sequence ATGAGCGCCGCGCGGTGGCCGGTTGCCGCCGTTGTTTGCCTGTGGCTTGCGGGTTGTTCAACCACGAACGACGGCACATCGCTGCTTGACCAACTGGAACTGCCGACTTTCGGCTCCGAAGTCTTCATGAGCGGCGACAACGACCCGCTGGAAGTGCCGCCCGAACTCGACGCGCCGGACACCGGCAACAGCCTTCAGGTGCCGGGCGGCAGGGGCCGCGTCAGCGCCGCCGCCGACGCGGCGCTGAACAGCCGCGTGCTGCCGGAGCGGCTTGACCTGCAACTGCGGCGCGACGGCGGCGTCGCGTGGCTTGCGGTGGATGTCAGCCCGGCGACGCTGTGGCCGCAGGTGCCGGCGTTTTTACGGCGCAGCGGCTTCAAGGTGGCCGCGAGCAATCCGGCGCACGGCTACGCCGAGACCGAATGGCGCGAGCGCCGCGTTGAGGTTGCCGGCGCGCGCGGGCTGGCGCGTTCGCGCGTGCGCGTTCGCGTGCGTCTTGAGCGCGAGCCGGACGCGGTTACCAATGTGTTTATTTCATCGCGCGAGGCCGCCCTGAGCGGCGGCGAATGGCGCATCCTGCCGCCGGACATGGAATTTGAGCGGCGCATGCTGCTGCGTTTCCGCGATTACCTTGCGGCCGGGCGCGAGGCGGCCAGCCCGCGCATGGCGTCGCTTGACGACGCGCGGATTGCGCTGGACATCCGCAACATGGCCGGGGTTGCGGTGCTGCGGGTCGGCCAGCGTTACAGCAAGGCGTGGCGGCACATCGGCGCGGCGCTCGGGCGTTCCGGCATTGAGATGCGCGCCGACGACCGCAGCCGCGGCATTTACCTGGTGCGCTACAACGACGCCGGCGGCGCCGGCATAGACGGCGCCGCCGCGCGCGGGCGACTGCTGCAACTGCACCTGCTGGCGAAGGGCGGGCAGACGCTGGTGACGGTGCACCCGAACGACAACGGCGCCGCGGTGCCGTACGCGCTGGCGCAGCAACTGCTGAAACGGGTGCTGATGGCGTTTGAGCCGGGCGCGCTGGCGGCGCGCTGA
- the dapA gene encoding 4-hydroxy-tetrahydrodipicolinate synthase: protein MFQGSMVAVVTPMREDGAIDYRAFADLIEFHIGEGTDALVAAGTTGESATLDFDEHREVIRFAVGQVRGRIPVIAGTGANSTREALELTRGAQESGADACLLVTPYYNKPTQEGLYRHHKLIAESAEIPQILYNVPGRTACDMLPATVQRLSRVPGIVGIKEATGSIERSNDIMQLCGKDFAVYSGEDHAAAETILRGARGVISVTANVAPAQMHEMCKAALAGDRARAEEMDGRLHGLHQALFLESNPIPVKWALHRMNRIPPGIRLPLTPLAADFHDEVHAAMRRAGVVQ from the coding sequence ATGTTTCAGGGCAGCATGGTGGCGGTGGTTACGCCGATGCGGGAGGACGGCGCGATTGACTACCGCGCGTTCGCCGACTTGATTGAGTTTCACATTGGCGAGGGCACCGACGCGCTGGTCGCGGCGGGCACCACCGGCGAGTCGGCGACGCTGGATTTCGACGAGCACCGCGAGGTCATCCGCTTTGCGGTCGGCCAGGTGCGCGGGCGCATTCCGGTCATCGCCGGCACCGGCGCCAATTCAACGCGCGAGGCGCTGGAACTGACGCGCGGCGCGCAGGAAAGCGGCGCCGACGCCTGCCTGCTGGTGACGCCGTATTACAACAAGCCGACGCAGGAGGGGCTGTACCGGCACCACAAGTTGATTGCCGAATCGGCGGAGATTCCGCAAATTCTTTATAATGTGCCGGGGCGGACGGCCTGCGACATGCTGCCGGCCACCGTCCAGCGCCTCAGCCGGGTGCCCGGCATTGTCGGCATCAAGGAGGCCACCGGTTCAATTGAACGCAGCAACGACATCATGCAACTTTGCGGAAAGGATTTTGCGGTGTACAGCGGCGAGGATCACGCCGCCGCCGAGACCATCCTGCGCGGCGCGCGCGGCGTGATTTCAGTCACCGCCAATGTCGCGCCGGCGCAGATGCACGAGATGTGCAAGGCGGCGCTGGCCGGCGACCGCGCGCGCGCCGAGGAGATGGACGGGCGGCTGCACGGCCTGCACCAGGCGCTGTTTCTTGAGTCCAACCCGATTCCGGTCAAGTGGGCGCTGCACCGGATGAACCGGATACCGCCGGGCATCCGGCTGCCGCTGACGCCGCTGGCGGCGGACTTTCACGACGAAGTGCACGCGGCCATGCGCCGCGCCGGGGTGGTGCAATGA
- a CDS encoding AI-2E family transporter, with translation MANPFRQWFERSFSNPQVAVLLVLLALGAVVIGFASRILAPLMISLVFAYLLDGMMDLLRRWRLSRTLAFALVYPGFLLAVLVALLVLAPLMAAQITDFLGELPSILGRGQALLAQLPDKYPQYFSEQQVDGVIMSLRSEIAQIAQDMLAALLSSIGGFITALIYLVLVPLLIFFFLKDKEVLLRWCASFLPRKENRALTTRIWAEVNQKISGYVRGKLIEIVAVWFVSWIVFQVLGLNYAPLLSFLVGVSVVIPFLGAAVVTIPVALVGYAQWGLSSEFLYVMIAYAVIQFLDGNILVPLLFSEIVNLHPIAIISAVLIFGGLWGIWGVFFAIPLATLVNAVLKAWPRGGAAAAA, from the coding sequence ATGGCCAACCCCTTTCGACAATGGTTTGAACGCTCCTTTTCCAACCCGCAGGTCGCGGTGCTGCTGGTGCTGCTGGCGCTGGGCGCGGTCGTCATCGGCTTTGCCAGCCGCATTCTGGCGCCGCTGATGATCAGCCTGGTGTTCGCCTACCTGCTGGACGGCATGATGGACTTGCTGCGGCGCTGGCGGCTGTCGCGGACGCTGGCGTTTGCGCTGGTCTATCCGGGCTTTCTGCTGGCGGTGCTGGTGGCGCTGCTGGTGCTGGCGCCGCTGATGGCAGCGCAGATCACCGACTTTCTCGGCGAACTGCCGTCCATCCTCGGGCGCGGCCAGGCGCTGCTCGCGCAACTGCCCGACAAGTATCCGCAGTATTTCAGCGAGCAGCAGGTGGACGGCGTTATCATGAGTTTGCGCAGCGAGATAGCGCAGATCGCGCAGGACATGCTGGCGGCGCTGCTGTCGTCCATCGGCGGCTTCATCACCGCGCTGATTTACCTGGTGCTGGTGCCGCTGCTGATTTTCTTCTTCCTGAAAGACAAGGAAGTGCTGCTGCGCTGGTGCGCGAGTTTTCTGCCGCGCAAGGAAAACCGCGCATTGACGACGCGCATCTGGGCCGAGGTCAATCAGAAGATTTCCGGCTATGTGCGCGGCAAGTTGATTGAGATTGTGGCGGTGTGGTTCGTGTCGTGGATTGTGTTTCAGGTGCTGGGGCTGAACTACGCGCCGCTGCTGTCCTTTCTGGTCGGCGTCTCGGTGGTGATTCCGTTTCTCGGCGCCGCCGTGGTGACGATACCGGTGGCGCTGGTGGGCTACGCGCAGTGGGGGCTGTCGTCGGAGTTTCTGTATGTGATGATCGCCTACGCGGTGATTCAGTTTCTCGACGGCAATATCCTGGTGCCGCTGCTGTTTTCCGAGATTGTCAACCTGCACCCGATTGCGATCATCTCGGCGGTGCTGATTTTCGGCGGCTTGTGGGGCATCTGGGGCGTGTTCTTTGCGATTCCGCTGGCGACGCTGGTCAACGCGGTGTTGAAGGCGTGGCCGCGCGGCGGCGCGGCGGCGGCGGCGTGA
- a CDS encoding proline--tRNA ligase: protein MRVSRFPLHTLKEEPAGAEIASHRLMLRAGLIQKLSSGLYLWLPAGLRVLRKVAAVVREEMDAAGACELLMPAVQPAELWRQSGRWDEYGAELLRLQDRHGRDFVFGPTHEEVISHFAAGALSSYRQLPVNYYQIQTKFRDEIRPRFGVMRAREFLMKDAYSFHADEASLDETYQTMFAAYRRIFGRLQLKYRAVLADTGAIGGSASHEFHILADSGEDRIAFSDEGDYAASVEFAPTAPAAARAAPGAAMEKINTPGAATIESLAALLNLPPARCLKALFVNGADGGLVAVFLRGDHELNAVKTAKHPAVASPLQFADARAVTDVVGCPPGSLGPLGLNMPVLADHAAAAMSDFPTGANEEGRHFIHANWGRDFPEPETGDFRNIREGDPAPDGHGRIRIRRGIEAGHIFKLGAKYSEAMNVTVLGEDGRPITVMMGCYGIGISRIVAAAIEQNHDDNGIIWPAPMAPFHLSLTPVGYHLKPRVKTETDRLYHQLLDAGVETLLDDRDARPGILFADSDLTGLPLRLVVSEKNLDQGRVELKDRRSGETRMMALEGCAAAVAALCADLLQSPS from the coding sequence ATGCGCGTTTCACGCTTTCCGCTACATACTCTGAAGGAAGAACCCGCCGGCGCGGAGATTGCCAGCCACCGGCTGATGCTGCGCGCCGGCCTGATTCAGAAACTCTCGTCGGGGCTTTACCTGTGGCTTCCGGCGGGGCTGCGCGTGCTGCGCAAGGTCGCCGCCGTGGTGCGCGAGGAGATGGACGCCGCCGGCGCCTGCGAGTTGCTGATGCCGGCGGTGCAGCCCGCCGAACTGTGGCGCCAGTCGGGGCGCTGGGACGAATACGGCGCCGAACTGCTGCGGCTGCAAGACCGCCACGGGCGCGACTTCGTGTTCGGCCCGACGCACGAGGAAGTCATCAGCCATTTCGCCGCCGGCGCGTTGTCGAGTTACCGCCAACTGCCGGTCAACTACTACCAGATACAGACCAAGTTCCGCGACGAGATACGCCCGCGTTTCGGCGTCATGCGCGCGCGCGAATTCCTGATGAAAGACGCCTACTCTTTCCACGCCGACGAAGCCTCGCTCGACGAGACCTACCAAACGATGTTCGCCGCCTACCGCCGGATTTTCGGGCGCCTGCAACTGAAATACCGCGCGGTGCTGGCCGACACCGGCGCCATCGGCGGCAGCGCCTCGCACGAATTCCACATCCTCGCCGACTCGGGCGAAGACCGCATCGCGTTCTCCGACGAGGGCGACTACGCCGCCAGCGTTGAATTCGCGCCGACCGCGCCCGCCGCCGCCCGCGCCGCACCCGGCGCCGCGATGGAGAAGATTAACACGCCGGGCGCCGCCACCATCGAATCCCTCGCCGCGCTGCTCAACCTGCCGCCGGCGCGCTGCCTGAAGGCGCTGTTTGTCAACGGCGCCGACGGCGGCCTCGTCGCCGTGTTTTTGCGCGGCGACCACGAACTCAACGCCGTCAAGACCGCGAAACACCCGGCTGTCGCAAGCCCGCTGCAATTCGCCGACGCGCGGGCCGTCACCGACGTCGTCGGCTGCCCGCCCGGTTCGCTCGGCCCGCTCGGCCTCAACATGCCGGTGCTCGCCGACCACGCCGCCGCCGCGATGAGCGACTTCCCGACCGGCGCCAACGAGGAAGGCCGCCACTTCATCCACGCCAACTGGGGCCGCGATTTTCCGGAACCGGAAACCGGCGACTTCCGCAACATCAGGGAAGGCGACCCCGCCCCCGACGGCCATGGCCGCATCCGCATCCGCCGCGGCATCGAGGCCGGCCACATCTTCAAACTCGGCGCCAAATACAGCGAGGCGATGAATGTGACGGTGCTCGGCGAAGACGGGCGGCCCATCACCGTGATGATGGGCTGCTACGGCATCGGCATCTCGCGCATCGTCGCCGCCGCCATCGAGCAGAACCACGACGACAACGGCATCATCTGGCCGGCGCCGATGGCGCCCTTCCATCTGTCGCTGACGCCGGTCGGCTACCACCTGAAACCGCGGGTGAAAACCGAAACCGACCGCCTCTACCATCAGTTGCTCGACGCCGGCGTTGAAACGCTGCTTGATGACCGCGACGCGCGCCCCGGCATCCTGTTCGCCGACAGCGACCTGACGGGCCTGCCGCTGCGCCTCGTCGTCAGCGAGAAAAACCTTGACCAGGGCCGGGTTGAACTGAAAGACCGGCGCAGCGGCGAAACCCGGATGATGGCGCTTGAAGGCTGCGCCGCCGCCGTTGCCGCACTGTGCGCCGACTTGCTACAATCGCCGTCATGA
- a CDS encoding DUF4156 domain-containing protein, whose amino-acid sequence MNALNAIRVAARLPLPPLALALAASLLAAACASRLTTDGEMVRVAGPEDIKQCRHIGNTRISLDAAREKLFSNRIIAESLENEARNFARRIGGDTVLPVSEAAEAAQVFGVYDCRAPAQRKRR is encoded by the coding sequence ATGAACGCCCTCAACGCAATCCGCGTCGCCGCCCGCCTGCCGCTGCCGCCGCTGGCGCTGGCGCTGGCGGCGTCGCTGCTGGCCGCCGCGTGCGCGTCGCGGCTGACGACCGACGGCGAAATGGTGCGGGTCGCAGGCCCCGAAGACATCAAGCAGTGCCGGCACATCGGCAACACCCGAATCTCGCTCGACGCCGCGCGCGAGAAACTCTTCAGCAACCGCATCATCGCCGAGTCGCTTGAAAACGAGGCGCGCAACTTCGCGCGGCGCATCGGCGGCGACACCGTGCTGCCGGTTTCCGAAGCCGCCGAAGCCGCCCAGGTGTTCGGCGTCTATGACTGCCGCGCACCGGCGCAGCGCAAACGCCGATGA